From Vallitalea longa, the proteins below share one genomic window:
- a CDS encoding isoprenyl transferase: protein MKTENNRNVPRHVAIIMDGNGRWAKSRGKKRQAGHRQGSKTLETICKQAYDIGIEYITAYAFSTENWARPIDEINNLMNLLRQYLKTSLKNASRDNIKVRVIGDKTGLDKDIITSIDRLEEGSKNNTGLRLQIALNYGGRDEIVRMTKKIVCDIENNKININSINQDLIEEYLDTKDIPDPDLLIRTSGEMRLSNFLLWQLAYTEFYFVQKHWPDFTIEDLEGAIEYYSNIDRRYGKVKER, encoded by the coding sequence ATGAAAACAGAAAATAATCGTAATGTTCCAAGACATGTGGCAATAATAATGGACGGAAATGGTAGATGGGCAAAATCAAGAGGCAAAAAAAGACAAGCGGGTCATAGACAAGGTTCTAAAACTTTAGAAACAATATGTAAACAGGCATATGATATAGGTATAGAATATATAACCGCATATGCTTTTTCTACTGAAAATTGGGCTAGACCCATAGATGAAATAAATAATTTAATGAATTTATTAAGACAATATTTAAAAACAAGTTTAAAAAATGCTAGTAGGGATAATATAAAGGTAAGAGTCATAGGTGATAAAACTGGACTTGATAAGGATATTATAACAAGTATTGATAGATTAGAAGAAGGGTCAAAAAACAATACTGGATTACGACTACAAATTGCTTTAAATTATGGTGGCCGAGATGAGATTGTTAGAATGACAAAAAAGATAGTTTGTGATATTGAAAATAATAAAATTAATATAAATTCTATTAACCAAGATCTTATAGAAGAATATCTTGACACGAAAGACATACCTGATCCAGATTTATTAATTAGGACAAGTGGAGAAATGAGATTGAGCAACTTCCTACTTTGGCAGTTAGCTTATACTGAATTTTATTTTGTCCAAAAACATTGGCCTGATTTTACTATAGAAGATTTAGAAGGTGCTATAGAATACTATAGTAATATTGATAGAAGGTATGGTAAAGTTAAAGAAAGATAA
- a CDS encoding phosphatidate cytidylyltransferase, with protein sequence MKTRVISSIIALPILLVPLIYGGKILVLILFLVSLIGLFEFYRAYRVRLQLKVVGYVATLAYYLLLVFDKSTYLQEFYGIFFLILLISYVLFYPKNDLKEIMNVFIGFFYVVYLLSHILLVRSNEIYGAWSIWLIFIAAFGSDTVAYFVGVNFGKHRLAEKLSPKKSIEGSIGGIVGAIVLCIIYGVILLNLEKLSDPMNLITFALIGGVGSILSQIGDLAASAMKRQNNIKDFGTIMPGHGGILDRLDSIIFTAPFVYYILRFFII encoded by the coding sequence ATGAAAACAAGAGTTATATCTTCAATAATTGCATTGCCTATATTGTTAGTTCCTTTAATTTATGGTGGTAAGATATTAGTTTTAATATTATTTTTAGTTTCATTAATAGGACTTTTTGAATTTTATAGGGCTTATAGAGTTAGGTTACAACTTAAAGTAGTAGGTTATGTTGCTACTCTTGCATATTATTTGCTTTTAGTATTTGATAAAAGTACGTATCTACAAGAATTTTATGGTATATTCTTTTTGATATTATTGATTAGTTATGTTTTGTTTTATCCAAAAAATGATCTAAAAGAGATTATGAATGTTTTCATAGGATTTTTCTATGTGGTCTATCTTTTATCCCATATTTTGTTAGTAAGAAGTAATGAAATATATGGTGCTTGGTCAATATGGCTAATATTTATTGCTGCTTTTGGAAGTGATACTGTAGCTTATTTTGTAGGTGTCAATTTCGGAAAACATAGGTTGGCTGAAAAATTGAGCCCTAAAAAAAGTATTGAAGGTTCTATAGGTGGTATTGTTGGAGCTATTGTACTTTGTATCATATATGGTGTTATTCTACTTAACTTAGAAAAATTATCAGATCCTATGAATCTTATTACTTTTGCACTTATTGGTGGAGTGGGGTCTATATTATCACAAATAGGTGATTTGGCTGCTTCAGCAATGAAAAGACAGAATAATATAAAAGATTTTGGTACCATAATGCCAGGTCATGGAGGTATTTTAGATAGGCTTGATAGTATTATATTTACAGCTCCATTTGTTTATTATATTTTAAGGTTTTTTATTATATAA
- the rseP gene encoding RIP metalloprotease RseP, with protein sequence MNIVVAILIFGLLILVHELGHFLAARKNGILVEEFAIGMGPKLFGIQREDTLYSIRLLPFGGYCKMLGEDEEVEDDHRAFSNKSVGARIVVVVAGATFNILLAFIFSCLIVGGFGAVSTTIGEVTENSPADNAGLMAGDKIVKVDNHNIVAYEEVGLYISLKKGESIDLSYKRDGNTYTTNIKPEADSQGDLKIGITGESIKNGNILEIIKYGFIKVLFWIKTVFISLGMIFKGQVTRQDFGGPVRIISEISKGYTASVQYGIKQVFYVISSYIVLLSANLGIMNLLPLPALDGGRLVFLLIEAIRRKPINREKEAYVNFIGFVLLMVLMVFILFNDISNVF encoded by the coding sequence ATGAATATAGTTGTTGCAATTTTAATATTTGGATTGCTCATTTTAGTTCATGAATTAGGTCACTTTCTGGCGGCAAGAAAAAATGGTATTCTTGTAGAAGAATTTGCTATAGGTATGGGTCCTAAATTATTTGGTATACAAAGAGAAGATACATTATACTCTATTAGATTGTTACCTTTTGGCGGTTACTGTAAAATGCTTGGGGAAGATGAAGAAGTAGAAGATGACCATAGAGCATTCTCTAACAAATCAGTAGGTGCTAGAATTGTAGTTGTTGTAGCAGGTGCAACTTTTAACATATTACTTGCATTTATTTTTTCGTGTTTGATAGTTGGAGGATTTGGAGCTGTTTCAACTACTATTGGTGAAGTTACGGAAAATTCTCCAGCAGATAATGCAGGGTTGATGGCAGGAGATAAAATAGTAAAAGTTGATAATCATAATATAGTAGCATATGAAGAAGTTGGTTTGTACATTAGTCTCAAAAAAGGTGAAAGTATTGATTTATCTTATAAAAGGGATGGAAATACTTATACAACCAATATAAAACCTGAGGCTGATAGTCAAGGTGATCTTAAGATAGGAATTACAGGTGAGTCTATTAAAAATGGTAATATACTGGAAATAATTAAATATGGCTTCATTAAAGTACTGTTCTGGATTAAGACAGTATTCATAAGTCTGGGTATGATTTTTAAGGGTCAAGTTACAAGACAAGATTTTGGTGGTCCAGTAAGAATTATATCAGAGATTAGTAAAGGTTATACTGCAAGTGTTCAATATGGAATAAAACAAGTGTTTTATGTAATTTCATCTTATATTGTTTTACTGAGTGCTAACCTTGGAATAATGAACTTATTACCGTTACCAGCTCTTGATGGTGGTAGACTTGTATTTCTACTTATTGAAGCGATCAGAAGAAAACCAATTAATAGAGAAAAGGAAGCATATGTTAATTTTATTGGATTTGTATTATTAATGGTATTAATGGTGTTTATATTATTTAATGATATTAGTAATGTATTTTGA
- the frr gene encoding ribosome recycling factor, which translates to MLQEINKYEEKMKKTINALDNDYNSIRAGRANPHVLDRVTVDYYGQSTPLQQVGNVSIPEPRMIQIQPWDASMMKEIEKAILASDVGITPNNDGKIIRLVFPELTEERRKSLTKDVKKKGEEAKVAVRNIRRDALDHFKKAEKNHEITEDDLKDYEKDMQKLTDKYIKEIDVHVDNKTKEILTV; encoded by the coding sequence ATGTTACAAGAAATTAATAAGTATGAAGAAAAAATGAAAAAGACAATCAATGCGTTAGATAACGATTATAATTCAATAAGAGCGGGTAGAGCTAATCCACATGTATTGGATAGAGTTACAGTTGATTATTACGGTCAATCTACACCATTACAACAAGTTGGTAATGTTTCAATACCTGAACCTAGAATGATTCAAATACAACCATGGGACGCTAGTATGATGAAAGAAATTGAAAAAGCAATATTAGCTTCTGATGTAGGAATTACTCCTAATAATGATGGTAAAATCATACGATTAGTATTCCCTGAACTTACTGAAGAAAGAAGAAAATCTTTAACAAAAGACGTTAAGAAAAAAGGTGAAGAAGCTAAAGTAGCCGTTAGGAATATTAGAAGAGATGCGTTGGATCATTTTAAAAAAGCAGAAAAAAACCATGAAATAACAGAAGATGATTTGAAAGATTATGAAAAAGATATGCAAAAATTAACTGATAAATATATAAAAGAAATAGATGTACATGTAGACAACAAGACTAAAGAAATACTAACAGTATAG
- the pyrH gene encoding UMP kinase, producing the protein MSKYSRVLLKLSGEALSGEKGVGFDEKTVLMVANQIKDIVEKGTQVAIVIGGGNFWRGRTSQNMDRTKSDQIGMMATVMNSLYMAEILRTIGLKSVVQTPFKIGTTTEEFSKDKAIERLTNNEVVLFAGGTGHPYFSTDTAAALRAIETECDVILLAKNVDGVYDSDPNENINAKKYDKLTYKDIVSKGLKVIDLTSAIMCMEQNMPMLVFSLIEEDSIKNAMENNISGTFITI; encoded by the coding sequence AAGCGGAGAAGCTCTTTCAGGTGAAAAGGGTGTAGGATTTGATGAAAAAACAGTACTAATGGTAGCAAACCAAATAAAAGATATCGTAGAAAAAGGTACTCAAGTGGCTATAGTAATTGGTGGAGGTAACTTCTGGAGAGGAAGAACTAGCCAGAATATGGATAGAACCAAATCAGACCAAATAGGTATGATGGCTACAGTTATGAATTCGCTATATATGGCAGAAATTTTAAGAACCATAGGGTTAAAAAGTGTTGTCCAGACACCTTTTAAAATTGGAACTACAACAGAAGAATTTTCTAAAGATAAAGCAATAGAGCGTTTAACAAATAATGAAGTAGTTCTATTTGCAGGAGGCACAGGACATCCATATTTCTCAACAGATACAGCAGCTGCACTACGAGCTATTGAAACAGAATGTGATGTTATATTACTTGCTAAAAATGTTGACGGTGTGTATGATAGTGACCCAAATGAGAACATAAATGCTAAAAAATATGATAAATTGACTTATAAGGATATTGTTTCCAAAGGACTGAAAGTAATTGATCTTACATCTGCGATTATGTGTATGGAGCAAAATATGCCTATGCTAGTATTTTCTTTGATTGAAGAAGACAGTATTAAAAATGCTATGGAAAATAACATTAGCGGTACATTCATTACGATATAA
- the ispG gene encoding flavodoxin-dependent (E)-4-hydroxy-3-methylbut-2-enyl-diphosphate synthase — MYRDDTKVIKIGNRVIGGGNPILIQSMTNTKTNDVEATVNQILTLEEEGCEIIRVAVPDIEAAKAIDEIKKRIHIPLVTDIHFDYKLALMSMDYGADKIRINPSNIGNLERVNKIVERAKIDNIPIRIGINSGSVEKEILNKYGHVTAEGLVESTVNNVKIIEDMGYDNIVISLKSSDVPMAIKAHKLVAESIKYPIHVGITEAGTVWSGTIKSTVGLGVILAEGIGDTVRVSLTGDTVEEVRVAKKVLETLNLRERNHIEIVSCPTCGRTQIDLIKLANMVEKRFGKLNKKLKIAVMGCVVNGPGEAKEADLGIAGGKGVGLIFRKGEIIKKVPEDELIDELAKEIERFTE, encoded by the coding sequence ATGTACAGAGATGATACAAAAGTAATTAAAATAGGTAATAGAGTTATAGGAGGAGGCAATCCTATACTTATTCAGTCAATGACCAATACGAAGACTAATGATGTGGAAGCAACGGTTAATCAGATATTGACATTAGAAGAAGAAGGCTGTGAAATAATAAGAGTTGCAGTTCCTGATATAGAAGCTGCAAAAGCAATCGATGAAATAAAAAAGAGGATACATATTCCATTGGTAACAGATATACATTTTGATTATAAATTAGCACTTATGTCTATGGATTATGGGGCTGACAAAATAAGAATTAATCCTTCTAATATAGGAAATCTAGAAAGGGTTAATAAAATAGTTGAAAGAGCTAAGATTGATAATATACCTATAAGAATTGGAATCAATAGTGGATCTGTCGAAAAAGAAATTCTTAATAAGTATGGACATGTTACTGCTGAAGGATTGGTTGAAAGTACAGTAAATAATGTTAAGATTATAGAAGATATGGGTTATGATAATATAGTTATATCTCTAAAATCATCCGATGTACCTATGGCTATTAAAGCCCATAAACTTGTTGCAGAATCTATCAAGTATCCTATTCATGTAGGTATAACAGAAGCAGGGACTGTATGGTCTGGTACGATTAAGTCTACAGTTGGATTAGGTGTTATTCTAGCAGAAGGAATAGGAGATACAGTTAGGGTTTCTTTGACTGGAGATACTGTAGAAGAAGTTAGGGTAGCTAAAAAGGTACTAGAGACACTTAATCTACGTGAAAGAAACCATATTGAGATTGTTTCTTGCCCTACATGTGGAAGAACACAAATAGACCTTATTAAATTAGCTAATATGGTTGAAAAAAGATTTGGTAAGCTTAATAAGAAATTGAAAATAGCTGTTATGGGTTGTGTAGTAAACGGACCTGGTGAAGCCAAAGAAGCTGATCTTGGTATAGCAGGTGGTAAGGGAGTCGGTCTTATCTTTAGAAAAGGGGAAATTATTAAAAAAGTTCCAGAAGATGAATTAATCGATGAACTTGCGAAAGAAATAGAAAGATTCACTGAGTAA
- a CDS encoding PolC-type DNA polymerase III, giving the protein MSKCFVEVFDDLHLNDNISTYFNDAQVKRVVINTKAKELQIYVSFNNIVHIKFIRQVEKVIENSLCINSDLTVKIISEYNVQYDLDKLLLLYKDSILYELKQYSPICFGILKKADIKVDNNIIIIILNNDIGDFLKQKQVDRKIQDVLNSRFNLDTTVVFKLNKEAEESNKEFVKKREKKEKEFVTKILSNNPVSSNKSTSKNKKQQSSKNVDDSKMIYGRKFGGEITPIDEINNEIDDLIFDGIIISVESREIKNDKYIVAFDLTNDKDSITAKCFIKKDQFEEDVKERLVKGKVVRVKGNLQFDTFSKEMTVMARAIMEINDFRIKRLDLSKDKRVELHAHTQMSDMDSVVSATALVKQAIAWGHDAIAITDHGVVQAFPEAFHTAGGSNIKIIYGVEAYLVDDLKSIIQNSNGQSLDDEYVVFDLETTGFYAGKDRITEIGAVKVKQGEIIDKFSTFVNPERIIPEEVVKLTSITDELVADAPTYKQILPKFMEFVGNSILVAHNADFDINFIRHFCKELDIEVDNTIVDTLELSRVLLPDLKNYKLNTVTKELSIKLENHHRAVDDALATAKIFVQFINMLKNKNIYDLNELEDYSHEATKNVKKLKYYHAIILAKNLVGLRNLYELISKSHIEYFFRKPRIPKSVYLKFKEGLLIGSACEAGELYKAVLDEKPKEEIDRLVNFYDYLEIQPLMNNEFMIRNGRVDGVEDLKEINRKIIKLGEEHNKLVVGTCDVHFLNPSDEVYRRIIMAGQGFKDADAQPPLYFRTTEEMLQEFSYLGDDKAREIVIDNTRKISDMIEKIDPVPPDKYPPVIEGSEENLKEICESKAKSIYGDPLPDIVEERLERELNSIISNGFAVMYIIAQKLVWKSNEDGYLVGSRGSVGSSFAATMAGITEVNPLSPHYICPNCKYSDFDSEIVKKNAGNSGCDLPDKKCPKCGTDLIKEGHDIPFETFLGFKGNKEPDIDLNFSGEYQSKAHDYTEVIFGKGHVFRAGTIGTLAEKTAYGFVKKYFDEKGVNVRNAEVNRLVAGCTGARRTTGQHPGGIIVVPTSEEIYKFTPVQRPANDMTTKTITTHFDYHSIDHNLLKLDILGHDDPTMIRMLEDITGLDAQKIRLDEPKVASLFTSTKALGIKPEDIDGCPLGSLGIPEFGTDFVIQMLLDTKPTTFSELCKISVLSHGTDVWLNNAQELIRDGKATIAEVISSRDDIMVYLINMGLDKELSFTIMESVRKGKGLKPEWEEIMTSNGVPDWYIWSCRQIKYMFPKAHAVAYVMMAYRIAYFKVYHPEAYYATYFSIRASDFDYELMCNGKDKIDNYIKDYKSRLNELTKKEKDTLKDMKIVQEMYARKINFIPIDLYKVKSKLFQVMDGRIMPSLSAIQGLGEKAAENIVNARENGIFLSVDELRQRTKISKTVIEIMKQNHIIDGMPESNQLSLF; this is encoded by the coding sequence ATGAGCAAATGTTTTGTGGAAGTTTTTGACGACTTACATCTTAATGATAATATATCAACATACTTTAACGATGCACAGGTTAAACGTGTTGTTATTAATACAAAAGCTAAAGAATTACAAATATATGTGTCATTCAATAATATTGTTCATATAAAATTCATACGTCAAGTTGAAAAAGTAATAGAAAATAGTTTATGTATTAATTCAGATCTGACAGTTAAAATTATTAGTGAGTATAATGTACAATATGATTTAGATAAATTATTATTGCTATATAAGGACAGTATATTGTATGAGTTAAAACAATATAGTCCTATTTGTTTCGGTATTCTCAAGAAAGCTGATATTAAAGTCGATAATAATATTATTATAATTATACTTAATAATGATATAGGAGATTTTCTAAAACAAAAACAAGTTGATAGAAAAATCCAAGATGTGTTAAACAGTAGATTTAATTTAGATACGACAGTAGTATTTAAATTAAATAAAGAAGCTGAAGAAAGCAACAAGGAATTTGTTAAGAAAAGGGAAAAGAAGGAAAAAGAATTCGTTACTAAGATTTTAAGTAATAATCCTGTTTCTTCCAACAAATCAACATCAAAAAACAAGAAGCAACAGTCATCAAAAAATGTTGATGATAGTAAAATGATTTATGGGAGAAAATTCGGTGGTGAAATTACTCCTATAGATGAAATCAATAACGAAATTGATGATTTGATTTTTGATGGAATAATAATAAGCGTTGAAAGCAGAGAGATTAAGAATGATAAGTACATAGTTGCATTTGATCTGACTAATGATAAAGATTCAATTACAGCAAAATGTTTTATTAAAAAAGATCAATTTGAAGAAGATGTAAAAGAAAGACTTGTCAAAGGAAAAGTAGTTAGAGTAAAAGGAAATCTACAATTTGATACTTTTTCAAAAGAAATGACGGTTATGGCAAGAGCGATTATGGAAATAAATGATTTCAGAATCAAACGTCTGGACTTAAGTAAGGACAAAAGGGTGGAACTCCATGCGCATACTCAAATGAGCGATATGGATAGTGTGGTAAGTGCAACAGCTTTGGTTAAACAAGCTATTGCATGGGGCCATGATGCTATAGCTATAACAGATCATGGTGTTGTACAAGCTTTTCCAGAAGCGTTTCATACTGCTGGTGGTAGTAATATTAAGATTATATATGGAGTCGAAGCATATTTAGTAGATGATCTAAAGTCAATAATACAAAATTCCAATGGACAAAGTCTAGATGACGAATATGTAGTATTTGACTTAGAAACTACAGGTTTCTATGCCGGGAAAGATAGAATAACTGAAATTGGTGCAGTAAAAGTTAAACAAGGTGAGATTATTGACAAGTTCAGTACTTTTGTTAATCCTGAAAGAATTATACCTGAAGAAGTTGTTAAGCTAACAAGTATAACAGATGAGTTAGTAGCAGATGCTCCTACATATAAGCAAATTCTACCGAAGTTTATGGAATTTGTTGGTAATTCGATTTTAGTTGCTCATAATGCGGATTTTGATATCAATTTTATTAGGCATTTCTGTAAAGAACTAGATATAGAAGTGGATAATACAATTGTTGATACATTAGAGCTTAGTAGAGTGTTATTACCAGATTTGAAAAATTATAAACTTAATACCGTTACTAAAGAATTAAGTATCAAACTTGAAAACCATCATAGGGCAGTTGATGATGCTCTAGCAACAGCAAAAATTTTTGTTCAGTTTATCAATATGCTTAAGAATAAAAATATCTATGATTTAAATGAATTAGAAGATTATTCTCATGAAGCAACTAAAAATGTTAAAAAGCTAAAATATTATCATGCAATAATATTAGCTAAAAATCTTGTAGGACTTAGGAATTTATATGAATTAATTTCTAAATCCCATATTGAGTATTTTTTTAGAAAACCTAGAATACCTAAAAGTGTTTATTTAAAGTTTAAAGAAGGATTATTAATCGGTTCAGCCTGTGAAGCAGGAGAATTATACAAAGCTGTACTAGATGAAAAACCTAAGGAAGAGATTGACCGATTAGTGAATTTCTATGATTATCTAGAAATTCAACCATTAATGAATAATGAGTTCATGATTAGAAATGGAAGAGTTGATGGTGTTGAGGATCTTAAAGAAATCAACAGAAAAATAATAAAGCTTGGTGAAGAGCATAATAAACTTGTAGTAGGTACATGTGATGTACATTTTCTTAATCCTAGTGATGAAGTATATAGACGTATTATTATGGCAGGTCAAGGTTTTAAAGATGCAGATGCACAACCGCCTCTATACTTTAGAACTACTGAAGAAATGTTACAAGAGTTTTCTTATCTTGGTGATGATAAAGCTAGAGAAATTGTTATTGATAATACAAGAAAAATATCAGATATGATTGAAAAGATTGATCCTGTACCTCCTGATAAGTATCCACCTGTAATTGAAGGATCTGAAGAGAATCTAAAAGAAATATGTGAAAGCAAAGCTAAATCAATATATGGAGACCCATTACCTGATATAGTTGAAGAACGCTTAGAACGTGAACTTAATTCAATAATTTCTAATGGTTTTGCGGTTATGTATATCATAGCTCAAAAGCTAGTATGGAAATCTAACGAAGATGGGTATTTAGTTGGTTCTAGAGGTTCAGTTGGCTCATCGTTCGCAGCAACTATGGCTGGTATAACAGAGGTAAATCCTTTATCACCTCATTATATTTGTCCTAATTGCAAATATAGTGATTTTGATTCTGAGATAGTTAAAAAGAATGCAGGTAATTCAGGATGTGATTTACCAGATAAAAAATGTCCTAAGTGTGGTACTGATCTAATAAAAGAGGGGCATGATATACCATTTGAAACTTTCTTAGGATTTAAAGGAAACAAAGAGCCTGATATTGATCTTAACTTTTCAGGAGAATATCAAAGTAAAGCACATGACTATACAGAAGTCATTTTTGGTAAAGGTCATGTATTTAGAGCTGGAACCATTGGAACTTTGGCTGAAAAAACTGCTTATGGATTTGTTAAAAAGTATTTTGATGAAAAAGGCGTTAATGTTAGAAATGCTGAAGTTAATAGACTTGTAGCAGGTTGTACAGGTGCTAGACGTACAACAGGACAGCATCCAGGTGGAATTATAGTTGTTCCTACTAGTGAGGAAATATATAAATTCACTCCAGTTCAAAGACCAGCAAATGATATGACTACTAAAACAATAACAACACATTTTGATTATCACTCAATTGATCATAACCTTTTGAAACTTGATATATTAGGACATGATGATCCTACGATGATAAGAATGCTAGAAGATATTACTGGACTTGATGCTCAGAAAATAAGGCTTGATGAACCTAAAGTCGCTTCGTTATTTACAAGTACGAAAGCATTAGGGATAAAACCAGAAGATATAGATGGATGTCCGCTTGGTTCCCTTGGAATTCCAGAGTTTGGAACTGACTTTGTTATTCAGATGTTACTTGATACAAAACCTACAACTTTTTCAGAACTATGTAAAATATCAGTTCTATCTCATGGAACAGACGTATGGTTGAATAATGCACAAGAACTAATTAGGGATGGTAAAGCTACTATTGCAGAAGTAATATCATCTCGTGACGATATTATGGTATATCTAATAAATATGGGACTAGATAAAGAACTATCATTTACCATCATGGAAAGTGTAAGAAAAGGTAAAGGATTAAAACCTGAATGGGAAGAAATTATGACATCTAATGGTGTACCAGATTGGTATATATGGTCATGTAGACAAATTAAATATATGTTCCCTAAGGCACATGCTGTTGCATATGTAATGATGGCATATAGAATAGCTTACTTTAAAGTATACCATCCAGAGGCTTATTATGCTACTTATTTCAGTATCAGGGCATCAGACTTTGATTATGAATTAATGTGTAATGGTAAAGATAAAATTGATAATTATATTAAAGATTATAAAAGCAGACTTAATGAATTAACCAAGAAAGAAAAAGATACACTAAAAGATATGAAGATAGTTCAGGAGATGTATGCAAGGAAGATTAATTTTATTCCTATTGATTTATATAAGGTTAAATCCAAACTATTTCAAGTAATGGATGGAAGGATAATGCCTTCTCTAAGTGCTATTCAGGGACTTGGTGAAAAAGCTGCTGAGAATATTGTAAATGCTAGAGAAAATGGGATATTTTTATCTGTTGATGAACTGAGACAAAGAACAAAAATCAGCAAAACAGTAATTGAGATAATGAAACAGAATCATATAATAGATGGTATGCCAGAATCAAATCAACTGAGTTTGTTTTAA
- a CDS encoding 1-deoxy-D-xylulose-5-phosphate reductoisomerase, which translates to MKNISILGSTGSIGRQTIDIVGRLDNINVIGLTANTNIDLLENQIKIVKPRVVAVMDEKKARILKSRVNSKVEVLSGMEGLIAVATLSEVDIVVTAVVGMIGIRPTVAAIKASKDIALANKETLVTAGSIIRDLVKKYKVNIFPVDSEHSAIFQCLKGENKKEVSKILLTASGGPFRGKSKEKLEDISIDQALNHPNWSMGPKITVDSATLMNKGLEVIEAKWLFDVTPNQIEVVVHPQSIIHSMVEYNDGSIIAQLGVPDMRIPIQYALNYPKRVENNIDRLDIFQVAKLTFEKPDVKTFRCLGLAYKALNEEGSILSVLNAANELAVNKFLHNKISFLEIPDIIEYAMDEHKNVSNPSLDNIFEAEKETYEIIRSRWG; encoded by the coding sequence TTGAAGAATATATCTATTTTAGGTTCGACTGGTTCAATAGGAAGGCAAACCATTGATATTGTAGGTAGGTTAGATAATATTAATGTTATAGGACTTACAGCTAATACAAATATAGATTTACTTGAGAATCAGATAAAAATTGTTAAACCAAGAGTTGTAGCAGTGATGGATGAAAAAAAAGCACGTATTCTGAAAAGTAGAGTTAATTCTAAAGTGGAAGTATTAAGTGGAATGGAAGGTCTTATTGCAGTTGCTACTTTGTCAGAGGTTGATATTGTAGTTACAGCTGTAGTAGGAATGATAGGTATTAGACCTACAGTAGCAGCTATAAAGGCTTCTAAGGATATAGCTTTAGCTAATAAAGAAACTTTAGTGACTGCTGGTTCAATAATAAGGGATTTAGTAAAGAAATATAAGGTTAATATTTTTCCTGTAGATAGTGAACATTCTGCTATATTTCAATGTCTAAAGGGAGAGAATAAGAAAGAAGTTAGTAAAATTCTATTAACAGCTTCTGGAGGACCTTTTAGAGGTAAAAGTAAAGAGAAATTAGAAGATATATCAATAGATCAAGCACTAAATCATCCTAATTGGTCAATGGGTCCCAAGATTACTGTAGATTCAGCTACACTTATGAATAAAGGACTAGAAGTAATAGAAGCAAAGTGGCTTTTTGATGTTACACCAAATCAAATAGAGGTTGTTGTACATCCACAAAGTATAATTCATTCTATGGTGGAATATAATGATGGTAGTATAATAGCACAATTGGGTGTCCCTGATATGAGGATTCCAATACAATATGCTCTTAATTATCCAAAACGTGTAGAAAATAATATTGATAGACTTGATATATTTCAAGTTGCTAAGCTAACTTTTGAAAAGCCTGATGTTAAGACATTCAGATGTTTAGGTCTGGCATATAAAGCACTGAATGAAGAAGGTTCAATACTATCAGTATTAAATGCGGCTAATGAGTTGGCAGTAAATAAATTTTTACACAATAAAATAAGCTTCTTAGAGATTCCTGACATAATAGAATATGCCATGGATGAGCATAAAAACGTATCAAATCCATCTTTAGATAATATATTTGAGGCTGAAAAAGAAACTTATGAGATTATTAGGAGTAGATGGGGATAG